Proteins from a genomic interval of Actinoalloteichus hymeniacidonis:
- a CDS encoding VOC family protein yields the protein MLRITVTSLFVADQAKALDFYTRVLGFLPKTDEPAGGARWLTVVSPADPDGVELLLEPNSNPIAGTYQQALREANIPATIFGVEDAVAEYERLRGLGVEFVSPPDPTQPVIMAVLDDTCGNLIGIVQQPSAG from the coding sequence ATGCTCAGAATCACCGTCACCAGCCTGTTCGTCGCCGACCAAGCCAAGGCGCTCGACTTCTACACGCGTGTCCTCGGCTTCCTGCCCAAGACCGACGAGCCCGCAGGCGGCGCACGCTGGCTCACTGTCGTCTCCCCCGCCGACCCCGATGGTGTCGAGCTGCTCCTGGAGCCCAACAGCAACCCGATCGCGGGCACCTATCAGCAGGCACTGCGCGAGGCGAACATCCCGGCCACGATCTTCGGAGTCGAGGACGCGGTCGCCGAGTACGAGCGTCTGCGCGGCCTCGGCGTCGAGTTCGTCAGCCCGCCGGACCCGACTCAGCCGGTGATCATGGCCGTCCTCGACGACACCTGCGGC
- a CDS encoding Rv2578c family radical SAM protein, with protein sequence MDEGGAQALPLEVTGRGGIARGSGRGGLRLPPPIPIDAGTDGEAMAIEITAKTIINRVAPGSRMPFGWTVNPYRGCGHACRYCFARNTHTYLDLDAGHDFDSKIIVKVNAGSLLRRELAHPRWRGDSIAMGTNTDPYQRAEGRYGLMREIITALRDRANPFSILTKGTLILRDLDLIVDAARQSEVSIAVSVGSVDEALWRSVEPGTPAPQRRLDVVRRFADRGIAVSVLMAPILPGLSDAPEQLEETVAALVDAGAASVTPLILHLRPGAREWYHRWLSSDFPGLLPLYEELYRASSYAPKSYQQRITEQVRGMVAARGLRPRSRPRAVEPPPTTGDQLTLL encoded by the coding sequence ATGGACGAAGGTGGTGCTCAGGCGCTGCCCTTGGAGGTGACCGGTCGGGGTGGCATCGCGCGGGGGAGCGGGCGTGGCGGTCTCCGGCTGCCGCCGCCGATTCCGATCGACGCCGGGACCGACGGCGAGGCGATGGCCATCGAGATCACGGCCAAGACCATCATCAACCGCGTCGCCCCGGGATCGCGGATGCCCTTCGGGTGGACGGTCAACCCGTATCGAGGCTGCGGGCATGCCTGCCGGTACTGCTTCGCACGCAACACCCACACCTACCTCGACCTCGACGCGGGCCACGACTTCGACAGCAAGATCATCGTCAAGGTCAACGCCGGATCGCTGCTGCGTCGAGAACTGGCGCACCCCCGCTGGCGCGGCGACTCGATCGCGATGGGCACCAACACCGACCCCTACCAGCGAGCCGAGGGCCGCTATGGGCTGATGCGCGAGATCATCACGGCGTTGCGCGACCGGGCCAACCCGTTCTCGATCCTCACCAAGGGCACCCTGATCCTGCGCGACCTCGACCTGATCGTCGATGCCGCCCGGCAGAGCGAGGTGTCCATCGCCGTATCGGTGGGCTCGGTCGACGAAGCGCTGTGGCGCTCGGTGGAACCGGGGACGCCCGCACCGCAACGCCGGTTGGACGTGGTCCGCCGCTTCGCCGATCGCGGTATCGCGGTCTCGGTGTTGATGGCCCCGATCCTGCCGGGACTCAGCGATGCGCCGGAACAGCTGGAGGAGACCGTGGCCGCGTTGGTCGACGCAGGGGCCGCCTCGGTCACTCCGCTGATCCTGCATCTGCGTCCCGGGGCCCGCGAGTGGTACCACCGCTGGCTGAGCAGTGATTTCCCCGGACTGCTGCCGTTGTACGAGGAGCTCTATCGGGCGAGCAGCTACGCCCCGAAGTCCTATCAGCAGCGGATCACCGAGCAGGTACGCGGCATGGTCGCCGCGCGGGGGCTGCGGCCGAGATCCCGGCCGCGTGCCGTCGAGCCGCCACCCACGACCGGCGACCAGCTCACCCTGCTGTAG
- a CDS encoding WD40/YVTN/BNR-like repeat-containing protein: MTKRRFLSAALTAALAAGALALTQLPDGGSEAVAQTADQSYSWRNAEIAGGGFVPGIVFNQTEPNLIYARTDIGGAYRWEESTGRWTPLLDWVGWDDWGYNGVVSLATDPVDTDRVYVAAGMYTNDWDPNNGAILRSADRGESWEVSELPFKLGGNMPGRGMGERLTVDPNDNSIVYLGAPSGNGLWRSTDFGETWSEVTNFPNPGNYAEDPDDPNGYLNDNQGVTWVSFDESSGSAGSPTQDVYIGVADKENTVYRSTDAGQTWERVAGQPTGFLAHKGVVDHVNGFLYIATSDTGGPYDGASGDVWKYATDSGEWTQISPIPSGEEGADFGYSGLTIDRQNPGTLMVASQLLWWPDIVIFRSTDGGETWTRAWDWTNYPERSFRYELDISEVPWLDFATDPAPPEVTPKLGWMTEALEIDPFDSDRMMYGTGATIYGTENLSDWDAGGQITIEPMVGGLEETAVLDLASPPSGAPLLSALGDIAGFRHDDLDAVPERMFSSPNFSSTTSLDFAENNPDFVVRSGHADGVSRAAFSNDGGSSWYPASSEPSGVTGGGTIAAAADGNSVVWSPEGAGVHRGDNSGSSWTAATGIPNGAVVEADRVDPDTFYGAADGRFYVSTDGGASFTAGASGLPTGNVKFTTLPERAGEIWLAGDGGLVRSTDGGATFTEVAGVANARNIAHGAAAPGQDHPALYLVGEVDGVEGVFRSDDAGGAWVRINDDQHQFGNMGEALSGDPRVYGRVYLGTNGRGIQIGEQAGAQPSGG, encoded by the coding sequence GTGACCAAGCGCAGATTCCTGTCGGCCGCGCTCACAGCCGCGCTGGCTGCGGGTGCACTGGCGCTCACCCAGTTACCCGACGGTGGTTCCGAAGCGGTGGCGCAGACCGCCGATCAGTCCTATTCCTGGCGCAACGCCGAGATCGCGGGCGGCGGATTCGTTCCCGGCATCGTCTTCAATCAGACCGAGCCGAACCTGATCTACGCCCGCACCGACATCGGCGGGGCCTACCGCTGGGAGGAGAGCACCGGCCGCTGGACGCCGCTGCTGGACTGGGTCGGCTGGGACGACTGGGGTTACAACGGAGTGGTCAGTCTGGCCACGGACCCGGTCGACACCGACCGGGTGTACGTCGCCGCCGGGATGTACACCAACGATTGGGATCCCAACAACGGTGCGATCCTGCGCTCGGCGGACCGGGGCGAGAGTTGGGAGGTCTCGGAGCTGCCCTTCAAACTCGGCGGCAACATGCCGGGACGCGGCATGGGCGAGCGCCTCACCGTCGACCCCAACGACAACAGCATCGTCTACCTGGGAGCTCCCAGCGGCAACGGCCTCTGGCGCAGCACCGACTTCGGCGAGACCTGGTCGGAGGTGACGAACTTCCCGAACCCGGGCAACTACGCCGAGGACCCCGACGACCCCAACGGATACCTCAATGACAACCAGGGCGTCACCTGGGTGAGCTTCGACGAGTCCTCCGGCAGCGCGGGCAGCCCGACCCAGGACGTCTACATCGGGGTGGCGGACAAGGAGAACACCGTCTACCGCAGCACCGACGCCGGTCAGACCTGGGAGCGCGTGGCGGGCCAGCCGACCGGCTTCCTGGCGCACAAGGGGGTCGTCGACCATGTCAACGGCTTCCTCTACATCGCGACGAGCGACACCGGCGGTCCCTACGACGGCGCATCGGGCGATGTCTGGAAGTACGCCACCGATTCCGGTGAGTGGACCCAGATCAGTCCCATTCCCTCCGGCGAGGAGGGCGCGGACTTCGGTTACAGCGGACTCACCATCGACCGGCAGAATCCCGGCACCCTGATGGTCGCCAGCCAGCTGCTGTGGTGGCCGGACATCGTGATCTTCCGCTCCACCGATGGCGGCGAGACCTGGACCCGCGCCTGGGACTGGACGAACTACCCGGAGCGTTCCTTCCGCTACGAGTTGGACATCTCCGAGGTGCCCTGGTTGGACTTCGCAACCGATCCCGCACCACCCGAGGTCACGCCGAAGCTGGGCTGGATGACCGAGGCGCTGGAAATCGACCCCTTCGACTCCGACCGGATGATGTACGGCACCGGAGCGACGATCTACGGCACCGAGAACCTTTCCGACTGGGATGCGGGTGGTCAGATCACCATCGAACCGATGGTCGGCGGCCTGGAGGAGACCGCGGTCCTCGATCTCGCCAGCCCGCCCAGCGGGGCGCCGTTGCTCAGCGCACTGGGCGACATCGCAGGCTTCCGGCACGACGACCTGGACGCCGTTCCCGAGCGGATGTTCTCCAGCCCGAACTTCAGCAGCACCACCAGCCTGGACTTCGCCGAGAACAACCCGGATTTCGTGGTGCGGTCCGGCCATGCCGACGGGGTCAGCCGGGCGGCGTTCTCCAATGACGGCGGTTCCAGCTGGTATCCGGCCAGCAGTGAGCCCAGCGGTGTGACCGGCGGCGGGACCATCGCCGCCGCAGCCGACGGCAATTCCGTCGTGTGGAGCCCGGAGGGCGCCGGAGTGCACCGTGGAGACAACAGCGGCAGCTCCTGGACCGCCGCCACGGGTATCCCGAACGGGGCAGTGGTCGAGGCGGATCGCGTCGACCCGGACACCTTCTACGGGGCGGCCGACGGGCGGTTCTATGTGAGCACCGACGGCGGCGCAAGCTTCACCGCAGGCGCCTCGGGGCTGCCCACCGGGAACGTCAAGTTCACGACGCTGCCGGAGCGGGCGGGTGAGATCTGGCTCGCGGGCGACGGCGGGCTGGTCCGCTCCACCGACGGCGGTGCGACGTTCACCGAGGTGGCAGGCGTCGCCAATGCACGCAACATCGCACATGGTGCGGCGGCCCCCGGGCAGGACCACCCGGCGCTGTACCTGGTCGGCGAGGTCGACGGCGTCGAAGGCGTGTTCCGCTCCGACGATGCGGGCGGTGCCTGGGTCCGTATCAACGACGACCAGCATCAGTTCGGCAACATGGGCGAGGCGCTCAGCGGCGACCCCCGCGTCTATGGGCGGGTCTATCTGGGCACCAACGGCCGTGGCATCCAGATCGGCGAGCAGGCGGGAGCCCAGCCCTCGGGCGGGTGA
- a CDS encoding helix-turn-helix transcriptional regulator, with protein sequence MTNAVQSTPFGALLRSWRERRRWSQLELSSQAEVSTRHLSFVETGRSTPSREMVLRLAEHLDVPLRDRNGLLLAAGHAPVYTETGLDSPRLASVRAAVGRVLAAYEPYPAVLVDRSWNILDGNSGIALLTDGVAPELLAAPANALRISLHPDGMAPRIVNLEQWREHLLDRLGRQAANGGDPDLRALHTELSGYATSARPEATEPTAGLGDIAVPLRLRHDDGVLNFISTVTTFGAPLDVTMDELAIESFLPADEATSSVLREHRDRGRSTSH encoded by the coding sequence ATGACGAACGCCGTCCAGTCCACACCGTTCGGCGCGCTGTTGCGCTCGTGGCGGGAGCGGCGTCGGTGGAGCCAGCTCGAACTGTCCAGTCAGGCCGAGGTCTCCACTCGACATCTGAGCTTCGTCGAGACCGGTCGGTCCACACCGAGCCGGGAGATGGTTCTCCGGCTGGCAGAGCATCTCGACGTCCCGCTTCGAGACCGCAATGGACTGCTGCTCGCCGCAGGGCACGCGCCCGTCTACACCGAGACCGGGCTCGACTCGCCCCGGTTGGCCTCGGTGCGCGCGGCCGTGGGTCGGGTACTCGCCGCCTACGAGCCCTACCCCGCCGTGCTGGTCGACCGATCCTGGAACATCCTCGATGGCAACAGCGGTATCGCGCTGCTCACCGACGGGGTGGCTCCCGAACTGCTCGCCGCACCGGCCAACGCACTGCGGATCAGCCTGCATCCCGATGGGATGGCGCCAAGGATCGTCAATCTCGAGCAGTGGCGCGAACATCTTCTCGACCGGCTGGGCAGGCAGGCCGCCAACGGCGGCGATCCGGACCTGCGGGCACTGCACACGGAGCTGAGTGGCTATGCCACGTCCGCCCGACCCGAGGCGACCGAGCCGACGGCGGGCCTCGGTGATATCGCGGTGCCGCTTCGGCTGCGACATGACGACGGAGTGCTCAACTTCATCAGCACCGTCACCACCTTCGGCGCCCCGTTGGACGTGACCATGGACGAACTGGCCATCGAGTCGTTCCTGCCTGCCGACGAGGCCACTTCCTCGGTGCTGCGCGAACACCGAGACCGGGGCCGGTCGACGTCGCACTGA
- a CDS encoding nuclear transport factor 2 family protein, with protein MSNVTELLDRYIATWNETDADVRLREVARLWTADGVYTDPLASVRGHEAIAEVIGGAQQMFADHRFRLLDGVQAHHDIVRFGWELVPAGGGESVAIGLDVAALTDDGRIRLVHGFLDKAPGA; from the coding sequence ATGAGCAATGTGACCGAGCTGTTGGACCGCTACATCGCGACCTGGAACGAGACCGACGCGGACGTCCGACTGCGGGAGGTGGCGCGGCTCTGGACGGCGGACGGCGTCTACACCGACCCGTTGGCCTCGGTCCGCGGGCACGAGGCGATCGCCGAGGTGATCGGCGGCGCGCAGCAGATGTTCGCAGACCACCGCTTCCGGCTGCTCGACGGCGTGCAGGCCCACCACGACATCGTGCGGTTCGGCTGGGAACTGGTGCCCGCAGGCGGCGGTGAGTCCGTGGCGATCGGTCTCGACGTGGCCGCGCTGACCGACGACGGCCGAATCCGCCTGGTGCACGGTTTCCTGGACAAGGCACCCGGCGCCTAG
- a CDS encoding aminotransferase class IV family protein, with the protein MTFFAVQHAGRPATATELAPLAFAGYAHFTAMQVRAGEVRGIDLHLDRLRTASEVLFGRALPDERVLSRLRSALAVSPPDVSLTAAVSSSAGEFVVADRDCELELLVRTGPPASGPAGPLRLTTVEYERVLPEVKHVGEVAKTYFLRQAVERGFDDAAFVDRRGRLSEGTIWNLAFLDGSEVVWPQADMLTGTTMNIVRRQLDRLGVAQRFQEITSTDLPALSGAVVMNSWTPGVAVEQIDEIGFSDNSTLLELLHRAFQVEPLAAP; encoded by the coding sequence ATGACGTTCTTCGCAGTTCAGCACGCCGGTCGGCCCGCCACCGCAACGGAGTTGGCGCCGTTGGCCTTCGCCGGATACGCCCACTTCACCGCCATGCAGGTGCGGGCCGGAGAGGTGCGGGGAATCGATCTGCACCTGGATCGCCTGCGCACGGCATCGGAAGTCCTGTTCGGTCGAGCCCTTCCCGACGAGCGGGTGCTCTCCCGGCTGCGATCGGCGTTGGCGGTCAGTCCGCCGGACGTCTCGCTGACCGCGGCTGTCTCCTCGTCCGCAGGGGAGTTCGTCGTGGCCGACCGGGACTGCGAACTCGAACTGTTGGTGCGGACCGGCCCGCCCGCATCGGGTCCGGCCGGTCCGTTGCGACTGACCACGGTCGAGTACGAACGGGTGCTGCCCGAGGTGAAGCACGTCGGAGAGGTCGCGAAGACCTACTTCCTGCGGCAGGCCGTCGAACGGGGCTTCGACGACGCCGCCTTCGTCGACCGTCGGGGGCGGCTCAGCGAGGGCACCATCTGGAATCTCGCCTTCCTCGACGGCTCCGAGGTGGTGTGGCCGCAGGCGGACATGCTGACCGGCACGACGATGAACATCGTCCGAAGACAACTCGATCGTCTCGGTGTCGCCCAGCGGTTCCAGGAGATCACCTCCACCGACCTGCCTGCGTTGAGTGGGGCGGTGGTGATGAACTCCTGGACTCCCGGGGTGGCCGTCGAACAGATCGACGAGATCGGGTTCTCGGATAACTCGACGCTGCTGGAGCTGCTGCACCGAGCCTTCCAGGTCGAACCGCTCGCTGCGCCCTGA
- a CDS encoding glycoside hydrolase family 3 N-terminal domain-containing protein, translating into MDQHDGRTASTPSAATSPGATEPDRLDPWQRSELPVEQRVADLLARMSLTEKLAQLVGVWVSASDGAQGVAPHQHEETEQPPDWPAVIGSGLGQLTRTFGTTPVEPVTGARQLAAAQREIVSSNRFGIPAMAHEECLAGFAAWQATIYPVPLAWGATFDPELVERMSTAIGTDLRALGVHQGLAPVLDVVRDARWGRVEETIGEDPYLVGTIGAAYVHGLESAGAVATLKHFAGYSASRAGRNLAPVSMGPREFADVILPPFEMALRHGGARSVMHSYSEIDGVPVAADAELLTGLLRERLGFTGVVVADYFGIAFLQRLHGTAADEGEAAEQALTAGVDVELPTVRCYGEPLAERVRSGLVPESLVDRALRRVLRQKCELGLLDPDWSPLPPVLAAAPDPDAEVIIDLDPPANRALARRLAEESVVLLSNPQGILPLAEPGRLAVVGPLADDAHAMLGCYSFPAHIGVSYPELPLGVAIPTVLDALRAESGAREVRTAPGCSVADADRSRIAAAVESARTAEVAVVVVGDHSGLFGRGTSGEGCDATDLALPGVQEELLAAVVDTGVPTVAVVISGRPYALGSVIDRLAAAVQLFLPGEEGASALAGVLTGRINPSGRLPVSLPVGAHGQPSTYLTPPLGIRSKVSSADPTPLFPFGHGLSYTSFRHSELRILGVDPQTPVSSDVSDPPAASAEPEDPVSIPTDGTVEISLLVANTGERAGVEVVQLYLRDPVAQVTRPVRQLVGFARVALASGAQRTVRFRLHADRTSFTGRVGRRIVEPGRIDVHVGASSEDLRLTGSFTIAGEPREVGADRVLDTPVELGDPNPPAEG; encoded by the coding sequence ATGGACCAGCACGACGGCCGTACCGCCTCGACGCCCTCGGCTGCGACCTCGCCCGGTGCGACGGAGCCCGACCGACTCGATCCGTGGCAACGATCCGAGCTACCCGTCGAGCAGCGGGTGGCGGATCTGCTGGCGCGGATGAGTCTGACCGAGAAACTCGCGCAGTTGGTCGGGGTCTGGGTCAGCGCGTCCGATGGAGCGCAGGGCGTCGCGCCCCATCAACACGAGGAGACCGAACAACCGCCGGATTGGCCTGCCGTGATCGGTTCCGGGCTCGGTCAACTCACCAGGACCTTCGGCACCACGCCCGTCGAGCCGGTCACCGGCGCCCGACAGCTGGCGGCGGCGCAACGCGAGATCGTGTCGTCGAATCGCTTCGGTATTCCCGCGATGGCCCACGAGGAGTGTCTGGCGGGTTTCGCCGCCTGGCAGGCCACCATCTACCCGGTGCCGCTGGCGTGGGGCGCAACCTTCGATCCCGAACTGGTCGAACGGATGTCGACGGCCATCGGCACGGATCTGCGTGCGCTCGGCGTCCACCAGGGTCTGGCGCCGGTGCTGGATGTGGTCCGCGATGCACGGTGGGGCCGGGTAGAGGAGACCATCGGCGAGGACCCGTACCTGGTCGGCACCATCGGTGCCGCCTATGTCCACGGGCTGGAGAGCGCCGGAGCGGTGGCCACGCTGAAGCATTTCGCCGGTTACTCGGCCTCGCGCGCAGGCCGGAATCTGGCGCCGGTCTCGATGGGGCCCCGGGAGTTCGCCGACGTGATCCTCCCGCCCTTCGAGATGGCACTGCGGCATGGCGGGGCCCGATCGGTGATGCACTCCTACTCCGAGATCGACGGCGTCCCGGTCGCGGCGGACGCGGAACTGCTCACCGGACTGCTGCGCGAGCGGTTGGGCTTCACCGGTGTCGTGGTGGCCGACTACTTCGGCATCGCCTTCCTACAGCGACTGCACGGGACGGCAGCCGACGAGGGCGAAGCGGCGGAGCAGGCGCTGACCGCGGGCGTCGACGTCGAACTGCCCACCGTGCGGTGCTACGGCGAACCGCTGGCGGAGCGCGTTCGGTCCGGTCTCGTCCCGGAATCACTCGTGGATCGAGCACTGCGACGGGTTCTGCGGCAGAAGTGCGAGCTGGGTCTGCTCGATCCCGACTGGTCTCCCCTGCCGCCCGTGTTGGCCGCTGCGCCGGACCCGGATGCAGAGGTGATCATCGATCTCGATCCGCCCGCGAACCGGGCGCTGGCTCGCAGGCTCGCGGAGGAATCCGTGGTGCTGCTGAGCAATCCACAGGGCATTCTGCCGCTCGCCGAGCCGGGCCGGCTGGCGGTGGTGGGTCCGCTGGCCGACGACGCGCACGCGATGCTGGGCTGCTACTCGTTCCCCGCCCATATCGGTGTCTCCTATCCGGAACTGCCGTTGGGCGTGGCGATTCCCACGGTGCTCGACGCGTTGCGCGCCGAGTCGGGCGCACGCGAGGTGCGCACCGCACCGGGCTGCTCCGTCGCCGATGCGGACCGCTCCCGCATCGCCGCGGCCGTGGAGTCGGCCCGCACGGCCGAGGTGGCGGTGGTCGTCGTCGGCGATCACTCCGGTCTGTTCGGTCGGGGTACCTCCGGGGAGGGCTGCGATGCGACCGACCTCGCCCTGCCGGGGGTGCAGGAGGAGTTGCTCGCGGCCGTGGTCGATACCGGGGTGCCGACGGTGGCCGTGGTGATCAGCGGCAGGCCGTACGCCCTGGGATCGGTCATCGACCGCCTCGCCGCCGCAGTGCAGCTGTTCCTCCCCGGTGAGGAGGGAGCGTCGGCGCTGGCCGGAGTCCTGACCGGCCGGATCAATCCCTCGGGGCGGTTGCCGGTGAGTCTGCCCGTGGGCGCGCACGGCCAGCCGTCCACCTACCTGACCCCGCCGCTCGGGATTCGCAGCAAGGTCAGCTCGGCGGATCCGACCCCGCTGTTCCCCTTCGGACACGGCCTGTCCTACACGAGCTTTCGGCACTCCGAACTGCGAATACTCGGCGTCGATCCGCAAACGCCTGTGTCGAGCGACGTTTCCGATCCACCCGCTGCGTCCGCCGAGCCGGAGGACCCGGTGTCGATCCCGACCGATGGGACGGTCGAGATCTCTCTTCTCGTGGCCAATACGGGCGAGCGGGCGGGTGTCGAGGTGGTGCAGCTGTATCTGCGCGATCCGGTCGCGCAGGTCACCCGGCCGGTGCGGCAGCTGGTCGGATTCGCCCGGGTCGCCCTGGCCTCGGGTGCGCAGCGGACGGTGCGGTTCCGATTGCACGCCGACCGCACCTCCTTCACCGGACGCGTCGGGCGACGCATCGTCGAACCCGGCCGGATCGACGTGCACGTGGGCGCTTCCAGCGAGGATCTCCGGCTCACGGGCTCGTTCACCATCGCGGGCGAGCCGAGGGAGGTCGGGGCCGATCGGGTGCTCGATACCCCCGTCGAGCTGGGTGACCCGAACCCGCCGGCGGAAGGCTGA
- a CDS encoding ABC transporter substrate-binding protein → MTEFMLGRRRFMTASAAGLAVLGLAACGGGNDPTRGGSSVWSLQDDVQNPIQEAAITAFNESAGTGFRLETFANTAYAQRLRVSMGSPNAPAVFFNWGGASIRSYVEVDQVVDLSERLDADPAWRDSFLPQVLDAGRIDGRYYGVPLRGMQPVALFYHAPLFAENDLRPPSDWDELLDLVDRFQALGVTPFALAGSESWTQLMWLEYLVDRIGGAEVFERIVAGEPGSWSDPAMIEAVDRIIDLVDRGAFGTNFSSVNYGAGGASTLFARGDAAMHLMGSWEYTNQLDQQPDFAADGLAWTSFPVLPDGVGDPSAIVGNPTNYFSVNTQAADVEQAVAFLREHMNSDSYVDALISGGDVPAVADIEDRLSAAPNAEYALFVYGLVRDAAAFTLSWDQALPPELTQVMLTSLQEVFLGQRDSAGFVEAVEAAT, encoded by the coding sequence ATGACTGAATTCATGCTCGGACGTCGACGATTCATGACCGCCTCGGCCGCGGGTCTGGCCGTGCTGGGACTCGCCGCGTGCGGCGGCGGCAACGACCCCACCCGAGGCGGCAGCAGCGTGTGGTCCCTCCAGGACGACGTGCAGAACCCCATCCAGGAAGCCGCCATCACGGCGTTCAACGAGAGCGCGGGCACCGGATTCCGGTTGGAGACCTTCGCCAACACCGCCTACGCCCAACGGCTTCGGGTGTCGATGGGCAGCCCGAACGCGCCCGCGGTGTTCTTCAACTGGGGCGGGGCCAGCATTCGGTCCTACGTGGAGGTCGACCAGGTCGTCGATCTCAGCGAACGACTGGACGCCGACCCGGCCTGGCGCGACTCGTTCCTGCCCCAGGTCCTGGATGCGGGACGGATCGACGGCCGCTACTACGGAGTCCCCTTACGGGGGATGCAGCCGGTCGCCCTCTTCTATCATGCGCCGCTGTTCGCCGAGAACGATCTGCGGCCGCCCTCGGACTGGGACGAGCTGCTGGACCTCGTCGACCGCTTCCAGGCATTGGGCGTCACGCCGTTCGCACTGGCCGGTTCGGAGAGCTGGACCCAGTTGATGTGGCTGGAATACCTGGTGGACCGCATCGGCGGCGCCGAGGTCTTCGAACGCATCGTCGCCGGGGAACCGGGATCCTGGTCGGACCCGGCGATGATCGAGGCGGTGGATCGCATCATCGATTTGGTCGATCGCGGGGCGTTCGGCACCAACTTCTCCTCCGTCAACTACGGCGCGGGCGGTGCCTCCACCCTGTTCGCTCGGGGCGACGCCGCGATGCACCTGATGGGCTCCTGGGAGTACACCAACCAGCTCGATCAGCAACCCGACTTCGCCGCCGACGGGCTCGCCTGGACGTCCTTCCCGGTCCTGCCCGACGGCGTAGGCGATCCGAGCGCCATCGTCGGCAACCCCACCAACTACTTCTCGGTCAACACCCAGGCCGCCGACGTGGAACAGGCGGTGGCGTTCCTTCGGGAGCACATGAACTCGGACTCCTATGTGGATGCCCTGATCTCCGGGGGCGATGTACCGGCCGTCGCCGACATCGAGGACCGGCTGAGCGCCGCACCCAACGCCGAATACGCCCTGTTCGTCTACGGGCTGGTCCGCGACGCGGCGGCCTTCACCCTCTCCTGGGATCAAGCGCTGCCGCCCGAACTCACCCAGGTCATGCTGACCAGCCTTCAGGAGGTCTTCCTCGGGCAACGCGACTCGGCGGGCTTCGTCGAGGCCGTGGAGGCGGCCACGTGA
- a CDS encoding carbohydrate ABC transporter permease, whose product MSERAPDRTTRPGVWYAVPAMVFFGLFALVPLVAVVVLSFTHWNGLGDPQPAGLENWERLASDPTVLDSLRITVLLGVVCWLVQTPLSLLLGVWAAGPQRNRAVLSAVFFLPLLLSGAAVAIVWRSLLDPNFGLASVLGPLVGIPDGNLLGSSTSALLVIVAVVAWQFVPFHTLLYQAAARRIPRQLYEAARMDGATRLHQFRHITLPQLRNTIITSSLLMVVGSLTYFETILIVTDGGPGRATEVLPFRMYEAGFRSYEMGYGAAIASALVLIGTLLSLVMVRFSGFSKMRSTLEGL is encoded by the coding sequence GTGAGCGAGCGGGCGCCGGACCGAACCACCCGGCCCGGGGTCTGGTACGCGGTACCCGCGATGGTCTTCTTCGGACTGTTCGCGCTGGTGCCCCTGGTCGCCGTCGTCGTCCTGTCCTTCACCCACTGGAACGGGCTCGGCGATCCGCAGCCTGCCGGGCTGGAGAACTGGGAGCGACTCGCCAGTGATCCCACCGTGCTGGACTCGTTGCGCATCACCGTGTTGCTCGGCGTCGTGTGCTGGCTCGTGCAGACCCCGTTGAGCCTGCTCCTCGGAGTGTGGGCGGCCGGGCCCCAACGCAATCGGGCCGTGTTGTCGGCGGTGTTCTTCCTGCCGCTGTTGCTCTCGGGCGCCGCCGTCGCCATCGTCTGGCGCTCGCTGCTCGACCCCAATTTCGGTCTCGCCTCGGTGCTCGGACCGCTGGTGGGCATCCCCGACGGCAATCTCCTCGGCAGCTCCACCAGCGCGCTGTTGGTCATCGTCGCGGTGGTGGCCTGGCAGTTCGTGCCCTTCCACACCCTGCTCTATCAAGCGGCGGCGCGGCGCATCCCACGCCAGCTCTACGAGGCCGCTCGGATGGACGGTGCGACGCGGCTGCATCAGTTCCGCCACATCACCCTGCCGCAACTGCGCAACACCATCATCACGTCCTCGCTGCTGATGGTGGTCGGTTCGCTGACCTACTTCGAGACGATCCTGATCGTCACCGACGGCGGGCCCGGCCGGGCCACCGAGGTGCTGCCGTTCCGGATGTACGAAGCGGGCTTTCGTAGCTACGAGATGGGCTACGGCGCGGCGATCGCCTCGGCACTCGTGCTGATCGGCACGCTGCTCTCACTCGTGATGGTCCGGTTCAGCGGCTTCAGCAAGATGCGTTCGACCCTGGAGGGCCTGTAG